One window of the Rosa rugosa chromosome 3, drRosRugo1.1, whole genome shotgun sequence genome contains the following:
- the LOC133740193 gene encoding allene oxide synthase 3-like: protein MASTSSPAVPKTQPKLPLKQIPGDYGTPFFGAIKDRYDFFYNQGRDQFFKARIQKYNSTVFRTNMPPGPFIASNPKVVTVLDAISFPILFDNSKVEKRDIFDGTYMPSTDFTGGYRICSFLDPSEAKHTSLKNFFLSLLSANHKNVIPLFHTHFTDLFVKAEAQLLKDGKSDFNTLNDKTSFDFIFELFFGKNPSDTTLGSKGSTLVTLWLLPQLSPQLTLGLPKLFNVFEDFLLHTFPFPALFVKPAYNKVYKAFYQSAAKALDEAESNFGISRDEACHNLVFLVCFNAYGGMKLLFPSLLKWVGLAGEDLHGKLRDEIRAVVKEAGGKITLAALDKMTLTKSVVYEALRIDPSVPFQYGKAKEDLIIESHDAAFEIKKGEIIFGYQTIATRDGKIFKNPEEFVGDRFVGEGEKLLKYVWWSNGPETVSPAAGNKQCAGKDLVVLMNRIMLVEFFLRYDTFTLDVGTFLLGPKVTFKTLTPASS from the coding sequence ATGGCATCTACATCTTCGCCTGCTGTTCCCAAAACACAACCAAAGCTTCCATTGAAACAAATCCCCGGTGACTATGGCACACCCTTCTTTGGTGCCATCAAGGATCGCTACGATTTTTTCTACAACCAAGGTCGCGACCAGTTCTTTAAAGCCCGGATCCAAAAGTACAACTCCACTGTGTTCCGTACAAACATGCCTCCTGGTCCCTTCATTGCTTCAAACCCGAAGGTCGTGACTGTCCTGGATGCCATAAGCTTTCCGATTCTCTTCGACAACTCCAAAGTCGAAAAACGTGACATCTTCGATGGCACTTACATGCCATCTACAGACTTCACCGGTGGCTATCGCATTTGCTCATTTCTTGACCCATCCGAAGCTAAACACACTTCTCTCAAAAACTTCTTCTTGTCTCTACTCTCAGCTAACCACAAGAATGTTATACCACTTTTCCATACCCACTTCACCGACCTATTTGTCAAAGCCGAGGCTCAGTTGTTAAAAGATGGAAAATCAGACTTTAACACACTGAATGACAAAACTTCCTTCGACTTCATCTTTGAGCTGTTTTTTGGGAAAAACCCATCGGACACAACTCTGGGGTCCAAAGGATCAACCTTGGTTACCCTTTGGCTCTTACCCCAACTTTCTCCTCAGCTCACACTAGGGTTGCCCAAGTTGTTCAATGTTTTCGAAGATTTCTTGCTTCACACGTTTCCCTTCCCTGCCCTTTTTGTTAAACCGGCTTATAACAAGGTATACAAGGCCTTTTACCAGTCTGCAGCTAAGGCCTTGGACGAGGCCGAGAGTAATTTCGGGATTTCAAGAGACGAAGCATGCCACAACCTCGTGTTCTTGGTGTGCTTCAATGCTTATGGTGGCATGAAGCTTTTGTTCCCTTCCTTGTTGAAATGGGTTGGATTAGCAGGAGAGGATTTACACGGCAAGCTCCGTGATGAAATCAGGGCAGTTGTTAAAGAAGCTGGAGGTAAGATTACTCTTGCAGCTTTGGATAAGATGACACTAACCAAGTCAGTTGTTTATGAGGCCTTGAGGATTGATCCTTCCGTCCCGTTCCAATACGGAAAGGCTAAGGAGGATCTAATAATCGAGAGCCATGACGCAGCATTTGAGATAAAAAAGGGAGAAATAATCTTCGGGTACCAGACCATTGCAACTAGGGATGGAAAGATTTTCAAGAACCCTGAGGAGTTTGTAGGTGACAGGTTTGTAGGGGAGGGCGAGAAGCTGCTGAAGTACGTGTGGTGGTCCAACGGCCCCGAGACGGTGAGTCCAGCTGCCGGGAACAAGCAGTGCGCCGGGAAGGATCTCGTGGTGCTCATGAACCGGATAATGTTAGTCGAGTTTTTCCTTCGTTATGACACTTTTACGCTCGACGTCGGAACGTTTTTGTTAGGACCGAAAGTGACGTTCAAGACTTTGACGCCAGCTTCATCCTGA
- the LOC133737253 gene encoding allene oxide synthase-like has translation MSSQKEDRKPESELPLREIPGDDGVPFLGPIKDRLDYFYNQGRDNFFISRILKHQSTVFRTNMPPGPLIASNPNVVVLLDAKSFPVLLDTSKVEKRDVFTGTYMSSTAFTGGYRICSYLDPSEPDHAALKYWFLSQLSTRKDRVIPLFRNHLSDHFLKLEGQLFKNGEADFNKLNDQMSFNFIFELFCDRPPSDTTLRTKGPIFVSLWLLPQLSPQITLGLPKFLNFVEDFLLHTVPFPALLVKPFYNKLYNVFWDSATSALDEAERLEIPRDEACHNLVFLVCFNAYGGMKLLFPALLKWVGIAGQYLHRQLRNEIRTAVKEAGGKVTLSALEKMTLTKSVVYEALRIEPPVPFQYGKAKRDMIVHSHDAAFEIKEGEMLFGYQTIAERDPKIFENPNEFVGDRFVGEGEKLLEYVWWSNGQETKSPTVEDKQCAGKDLVVLMNRILLVEFFLRYDTFIVDVGISLLGPKVTFKTLIENAAYID, from the coding sequence ATGTCTTCACAAAAAGAAGATCGAAAACCAGAATCAGAGCTTCCCTTGAGAGAAATCCCCGGGGACGATGGCGTACCCTTCCTTGGGCCCATCAAAGATCGCCTAGACTATTTCTACAACCAAGGCAGAGACAACTTCTTCATCTCCCGAATCCTAAAGCACCAATCCACAGTCTTTAGGACAAACATGCCTCCTGGTCCCCTCATTGCTTCAAACCCCAACGTCGTCGTTCTCCTCGATGCCAAAAGCTTCCCCGTTCTCTTGGACACTTCCAAAGTCGAAAAACGAGACGTATTCACGGGAACTTACATGTCCTCGACCGCCTTCACCGGTGGCTACCGCATTTGCTCTTATCTCGACCCCTCCGAGCCGGACCATGCAGCTCTCAAGTACTGGTTCTTGTCCCAGCTCTCCACTCGCAAAGACAGAGTTATACCACTCTTTCGAAACCACTTGTCCGACCACTTCCTCAAACTCGAGGGCCAATTGTTCAAAAATGGTGAAGCAGACTTCAACAAACTAAACGACCAAATGTCCTTCAATTTCATCTTTGAGCTCTTTTGCGACAGACCACCATCGGACACAACTTTGAGGACCAAGGGTCCAATCTTTGTGTCCCTCTGGCTCTTGCCCCAGCTTTCTCCTCAGATAACACTAGGGTTGCCCAAGTTTCTAAACTTTGTCGAAGATTTCTTGCTGCACACTGTTCCATTTCCTGCTCTTCTTGTCAAACCATTCTACAACAAGCTTTACAATGTCTTTTGGGACTCCGCAACTTCGGCTTTGGACGAGGCCGAGAGGCTTGAGATTCCGAGAGACGAGGCTTGCCACAACCTGGTGTTCTTGGTATGCTTCAATGCTTATGGGGGCATGAAGCTTTTGTTCCCTGCTTTGTTGAAGTGGGTTGGAATAGCAGGACAGTACTTACACCGCCAACTCCGTAATGAAATCAGAACCGCTGTTAAAGAGGCCGGAGGAAAGGTAACCCTATCAGCATTGGAGAAGATGACCTTGACAAAATCGGTGGTTTATGAAGCCCTGAGGATTGAGCCGCCGGTGCCATTCCAGTACGGTAAGGCCAAGAGGGACATGATAGTCCACAGCCATGATGCTGCGTTTGAGATCAAGGAAGGGGAGATGTTGTTTGGTTACCAAACTATAGCAGAAAGGGATCCGAAGATTTTCGAGAATCCTAATGAGTTTGTGGGAGATAGGTTTGTTGGGGAGggagagaagctgttggagtacGTGTGGTGGTCCAACGGCCAGGAGACGAAGAGTCCGACGGTGGAGGATAAACAGTGTGCAGGGAAAGATCTGGTTGTGCTCATGAATAGGATTCTGTTGGTAGAGTTCTTCCTTCGTTATGATACTTTCATTGTTGACGTGGGGATATCTTTGTTGGGACCAAAAGTGACGTTCAAAACGTTGATAGAAAATGCAGCATATATTGATTAG
- the LOC133735249 gene encoding allene oxide synthase 3-like, with product MSSSSSSAVPKPQPKLPLKQIPGDYGAPFFGAIKDRYDFFYNQGRDEFFKARIQTYNSTVFRTNMPPGPFIASNPKVVTVLDAISFPILFDNSKVEKRDIFDGTYMPSTDFTGGYRICSFLDPSEAKHTSLKNFFLSLLSANHENVIPLFHTHFTNLFVKAEAQLVKDGKSDFNTLNDKTSFDFIFELFFGKNPSDTTLGSKGSTLVTLWLLPQLSPQLTLGLPKVFNVFEDFLLHTFPFPALFVKPAYNKVYKAFYQSAAKALDEAESNFGISRDEACHNLVFLVCFNAYGGMKLLSPSLLKWVGLGGEDLHGKLRDEIRAIVKEAGGKITLAALDKMTLTKSVVYEALRIDPSVPFQYGKAKEDLIIESHDAAFEIKKGEIIFGYQTIATRDGKIFKNPEEFVGDRFVGEGEKLLKYVWWSNGPETVSPAAGDKQCPGKDLVVLMNRIMLVEFFLRYDTFTLDVGTFLLGPKVTFKTLTPASS from the coding sequence atgtcatcttcatcttcttctgctGTTCCCAAACCACAACCAAAGCTTCCACTGAAACAAATCCCTGGTGACTATGGCGCACCCTTCTTTGGTGCCATCAAGGATCGCTACGATTTTTTCTACAATCAAGGTCGTGACGAGTTCTTCAAAGCCCGGATCCAAACGTACAACTCCACTGTGTTCCGTACAAACATGCCTCCTGGTCCATTCATTGCTTCAAACCCAAAGGTCGTGACAGTCCTGGATGCCATAAGCTTTCCGATTCTCTTCGACAACTCCAAAGTCGAAAAACGTGACATCTTTGATGGCACTTACATGCCATCAACAGACTTCACCGGTGGCTATCGCATCTGCTCATTTCTTGATCCATCCGAAGCCAAACACACTTCTCTAAAAAACTTCTTCTTGTCTCTACTCTCTGCTAACCACGAGAATGTTATACCACTTTTCCATACCCACTTCACCAACCTATTTGTCAAAGCCGAGGCTCAGTTGGTAAAAGATGGAAAATCAGACTTTAACACACTGAATGACAAAACTTCCTTCGACTTCATCTTTGAGCTGTTTTTTGGGAAAAACCCATCGGACACAACTCTGGGGTCCAAAGGATCAACCTTGGTTACCCTTTGGCTCTTACCCCAACTTTCTCCTCAGCTCACACTAGGGTTGCCCAAGGTGTTCAATGTTTTCGAAGATTTCTTGCTTCACACGTTTCCCTTCCCTGCCCTTTTTGTTAAACCGGCTTATAACAAGGTATACAAGGCCTTTTACCAGTCTGCAGCTAAGGCCTTGGACGAGGCCGAGAGTAATTTCGGGATTTCAAGAGACGAAGCATGCCACAACCTCGTGTTCTTGGTGTGCTTCAATGCTTATGGTGGCATGAAGCTTTTGTCCCCTTCCTTGTTGAAATGGGTCGGATTAGGAGGAGAGGATTTACACGGCAAGCTCCGTGATGAAATCAGGGCAATTGTTAAAGAAGCTGGAGGTAAGATTACTCTTGCAGCTTTGGATAAGATGACACTAACCAAGTCAGTTGTTTATGAGGCCTTGAGGATTGATCCTTCCGTCCCATTCCAATACGGAAAGGCTAAGGAGGATCTAATAATCGAGAGCCATGACGCAGCATTTGAGATAAAAAAGGGAGAAATAATCTTCGGGTACCAGACCATTGCAACTAGGGATGGAAAGATTTTCAAGAACCCCGAGGAGTTTGTAGGTGACAGGTTTGTGGGGGAGGGCGAGAAGCTGCTGAAGTACGTGTGGTGGTCCAACGGCCCCGAGACGGTGAGTCCAGCCGCCGGGGACAAGCAGTGCCCCGGGAAGGATCTCGTGGTGCTCATGAACCGGATAATGTTAGTCGAGTTCTTCCTTCGTTATGACACTTTTACGCTCGACGTCGGAACGTTTTTGTTAGGACCCAAAGTGACGTTCAAGACTTTGACCCCAGCTTCGTCCTGA